One Halarcobacter ebronensis genomic window carries:
- a CDS encoding NifU family protein, with amino-acid sequence MMPFSDEDLKPAVGSIIKSRIAPMLAKDGGAIVLLDIIDGKVYVQLQGACVGCSASGSTLKFIVEKELKAAIHPELKIINVPQGMEDKLQELE; translated from the coding sequence ATGATGCCCTTTAGCGATGAAGATTTAAAACCTGCAGTTGGCTCAATAATAAAGAGTAGAATTGCTCCAATGTTAGCAAAAGATGGTGGAGCAATAGTTTTACTAGATATAATTGATGGAAAAGTTTATGTTCAGCTGCAAGGTGCATGTGTTGGATGTAGTGCAAGTGGAAGTACACTAAAGTTTATAGTGGAAAAAGAGTTAAAAGCAGCAATCCATCCAGAACTAAAAATAATAAATGTACCACAAGGTATGGAAGATAAATTACAGGAGCTTGAATGA
- the ileS gene encoding isoleucine--tRNA ligase: protein MDYKESLLLPNTEFPMRGNLPQKEPERYRLWEDSKVYEKMKKNREGKPSFTLHDGPPYANGHIHIGHALNKILKDIIVKYHYFDGKSVRYVPGWDCHGLPIEQKVEEKIGATKKKELPKSKIRELCRAHATTFIDIQREEFKKLGVIGDWENPYLTMDFKFEANIYRELCAIAKQGLLVQRSKPVYWSWAAQTALAEAEVEYENKTSPSIFVAFKHEKMDASLIIWTTTPWTLPANTGIALNAEEEYVLTSDKFIVAKKLYNSLVENEVISGTVVETIDPKSLENSFAINPLNDRKSKIVLGEHVEMESGSGAVHTAPGHGEDDYKVGLRYGLDVLMPVDAEGKYDETIVREKLFRDTDKYLGMHVFKANEMILEELLENKALLKRVDIVHSYPHCWRTHKPIIFRATKQWFISIDDKYGKENKTLRENALKVVNEIKFYPEWGRNRLKAMLEGRPDWCISRQRDWGVPIAFFRNKKTDEIIFDEKVMNYTAMIFEQKGCDAWYDLSIEELLYPGSGLNPDDLEKTMDILDVWFDSGSTQNAVLRSRNYDAGTFPADMYLEGSDQHRGWFQSSLLTTLASQEIAPYKALVTHGFTMDEKGEKMSKSKGNVIDPAKIMKQYGSEILRLWVAMSDYQNDQKISDNILKQNAELYRKIRNTARFLLANINDLKEIVSVDKMGILDKWVLSRAKKTFDEIDAAFSVYEYSKGLNKLNNFLVVDLSGIYLDVCKDRLYCDDKNDIHRVASQSAMAIILKKLISTLACILTYTMDELIEFAPKFIKGEAKDIFDFEKVELEEVESKLNEEILLVAKDKFSEAIDTLKKDKIIKSTLELEISTNCEDILSLERVEMEDWFLVSSITNEKQDEVLATFEVENFKFSVTKAKNAKCPRCWKFTSSSEEHLCSRCESVVK, encoded by the coding sequence ATGGATTATAAAGAGAGTTTATTACTACCAAACACTGAGTTTCCAATGAGAGGAAACCTTCCACAAAAAGAGCCTGAGAGATACAGACTTTGGGAAGATTCAAAAGTTTATGAAAAAATGAAAAAAAACAGAGAAGGAAAACCTTCTTTTACCCTACACGATGGACCACCATATGCCAATGGACATATACATATTGGTCATGCATTAAATAAAATTTTGAAAGATATTATTGTTAAGTATCACTATTTTGATGGTAAATCAGTAAGATATGTTCCAGGATGGGATTGTCATGGATTACCAATTGAACAAAAAGTTGAAGAGAAAATAGGAGCAACTAAGAAAAAAGAGCTTCCAAAATCAAAAATTAGAGAACTTTGTAGAGCCCATGCTACAACATTTATAGATATTCAAAGGGAAGAGTTTAAAAAATTAGGTGTAATAGGTGATTGGGAAAACCCATATTTAACTATGGATTTTAAATTTGAAGCAAATATCTATAGAGAACTTTGTGCCATTGCAAAACAAGGACTTTTAGTACAAAGAAGTAAACCTGTTTATTGGTCTTGGGCAGCACAAACAGCACTTGCTGAAGCAGAGGTTGAGTATGAAAATAAAACCTCTCCATCAATTTTTGTGGCATTTAAACATGAAAAAATGGATGCAAGTTTAATTATTTGGACTACAACCCCCTGGACACTTCCTGCAAATACAGGAATTGCATTAAATGCAGAAGAGGAGTATGTTTTAACAAGTGATAAATTTATAGTTGCAAAAAAACTTTATAATTCACTTGTAGAAAATGAAGTAATCTCTGGAACTGTTGTTGAAACAATCGATCCTAAAAGTTTAGAAAATAGTTTTGCGATAAATCCTTTAAATGATAGAAAATCTAAAATTGTTTTAGGTGAGCACGTTGAGATGGAATCAGGTTCAGGTGCAGTTCATACAGCTCCTGGACATGGAGAAGATGACTACAAAGTTGGTCTAAGATATGGTCTTGATGTTCTTATGCCTGTTGATGCTGAGGGTAAATATGATGAAACAATTGTAAGAGAAAAACTATTTAGAGATACAGACAAATATTTAGGAATGCATGTTTTTAAAGCAAATGAGATGATTTTAGAAGAGCTTCTTGAAAATAAAGCACTTTTAAAAAGAGTTGATATTGTTCACTCATATCCTCACTGTTGGAGAACTCACAAACCTATTATTTTTAGAGCAACAAAACAGTGGTTTATCTCTATTGATGATAAATATGGTAAAGAGAATAAAACTCTAAGAGAGAATGCTTTAAAAGTTGTAAATGAGATTAAGTTTTACCCTGAGTGGGGAAGAAATAGACTTAAAGCAATGCTTGAAGGAAGACCTGACTGGTGTATTTCACGTCAAAGAGATTGGGGTGTGCCAATAGCATTTTTTAGAAATAAAAAAACTGATGAGATAATTTTTGATGAAAAAGTTATGAACTATACAGCAATGATTTTTGAACAAAAAGGTTGCGATGCTTGGTATGATTTAAGTATTGAAGAGCTTTTATATCCTGGAAGTGGATTAAATCCAGATGATTTAGAAAAAACTATGGATATTCTAGATGTATGGTTTGACTCTGGTTCAACACAAAATGCAGTTTTAAGAAGTAGAAATTATGATGCAGGAACATTCCCTGCTGATATGTATTTAGAAGGAAGTGACCAACATAGAGGTTGGTTCCAATCTTCACTTTTGACAACTTTAGCTTCACAAGAGATTGCACCATATAAAGCTTTAGTAACTCATGGATTTACTATGGATGAAAAAGGTGAAAAAATGTCTAAGTCAAAGGGGAATGTAATTGATCCTGCGAAAATCATGAAACAATATGGTTCTGAGATACTTAGATTATGGGTTGCAATGAGTGATTATCAAAATGACCAAAAAATATCAGATAACATCTTAAAACAAAATGCAGAACTATATAGAAAGATTAGAAATACTGCAAGATTTTTACTTGCAAATATAAATGACTTAAAAGAGATAGTATCTGTTGATAAAATGGGAATTTTAGATAAATGGGTATTAAGTAGAGCTAAAAAAACTTTTGATGAAATCGATGCAGCATTTTCTGTATATGAGTATTCAAAAGGGTTAAATAAATTAAACAACTTCTTAGTTGTTGACCTTTCTGGTATCTATTTAGATGTTTGTAAAGATAGATTATATTGTGATGATAAAAATGATATTCATAGAGTTGCTTCTCAAAGTGCAATGGCAATTATTTTGAAAAAACTTATCTCAACTCTAGCTTGTATCCTTACATATACAATGGATGAGCTAATTGAGTTTGCACCTAAATTTATAAAAGGTGAAGCAAAAGATATTTTTGATTTTGAAAAAGTTGAGTTAGAAGAAGTTGAATCAAAACTAAATGAAGAGATTCTATTAGTAGCAAAAGATAAATTTAGTGAAGCAATTGATACACTAAAAAAAGATAAAATAATAAAATCAACATTAGAGTTAGAGATATCAACAAATTGTGAAGATATTTTAAGTCTAGAGAGAGTTGAAATGGAAGATTGGTTCCTTGTTAGCTCAATTACAAATGAAAAACAAGATGAAGTATTGGCTACTTTTGAAGTAGAAAACTTCAAATTTAGTGTAACAAAAGCAAAAAATGCTAAATGTCCAAGATGTTGGAAATTTACTTCAAGTAGTGAAGAACATCTTTGTAGTAGATGTGAAAGTGTTGTTAAATAA
- a CDS encoding UDP-N-acetylmuramoyl-L-alanyl-D-glutamate--2,6-diaminopimelate ligase, with product MQLTINNKIYTDNSKEAKKGTVFVISKQNEKFVEDAKSNGCEEFIEAKDLTTHFDMKAIKIIGVTGTNGKTTTTAAIYSILLDLGYKVALQGTRGFYINDEKMEDYTLTTPMQLGNFAHIQKALEEGCQFFVMEVSSHAIEQKRVEGLDFELKVHTNITRDHLDYHKTIEEYINVKNSFFSDESKKLINKDDPVVKFNPKNALTYGLELPSTYKVSAYSFTNGTNVMFNKISEVHSFTSALMGIFNIYNIMAAVASVDMVTDNSLDEICNVVENFAGVEGRMEIISSDPFVIVDFAHTPDGMKKIFESFNHKDIIAVFGAGGNRDKQKRPLMGKVAANFAKTIIVTSDNPRFEDPDEIIQDICVGIEKKDNLIVEVNRKEAIKKAVELGKKNPSSVVLILGKGDEPYQIIYDKKFPLVDKDEVLKHL from the coding sequence TTGCAACTGACCATAAATAATAAGATCTACACAGATAATTCAAAAGAGGCGAAAAAAGGTACAGTTTTTGTAATCTCAAAACAGAATGAAAAATTTGTAGAAGATGCAAAAAGTAACGGATGTGAAGAGTTTATAGAGGCAAAAGACTTAACAACTCATTTTGATATGAAAGCAATAAAAATAATTGGTGTTACAGGTACAAATGGCAAAACAACAACTACTGCTGCAATATACTCTATACTTCTTGATTTAGGATATAAAGTTGCACTTCAAGGTACAAGAGGTTTTTATATAAATGATGAAAAGATGGAGGATTATACTTTAACAACTCCTATGCAACTTGGAAATTTTGCCCATATACAAAAGGCTTTAGAAGAGGGTTGTCAATTTTTCGTAATGGAAGTTAGTTCCCATGCGATTGAACAAAAAAGAGTTGAAGGATTAGATTTTGAACTAAAAGTTCATACAAATATAACAAGAGACCATTTAGATTATCACAAAACAATAGAAGAGTATATAAATGTAAAAAACTCATTTTTTAGTGATGAGAGTAAAAAACTTATAAACAAAGATGATCCAGTAGTTAAATTTAATCCTAAAAATGCTTTAACCTATGGTTTAGAGCTACCTTCAACATATAAAGTCAGCGCATATTCATTTACAAATGGTACAAATGTTATGTTTAATAAAATTTCAGAAGTACACTCTTTTACTTCCGCGCTTATGGGAATTTTTAATATTTATAACATTATGGCAGCAGTTGCAAGTGTTGATATGGTTACAGATAACTCATTAGATGAAATATGCAATGTAGTAGAAAATTTTGCAGGAGTGGAAGGAAGAATGGAGATAATCTCTAGTGATCCTTTTGTAATTGTAGATTTTGCCCACACTCCAGATGGAATGAAAAAGATTTTTGAAAGTTTTAATCATAAAGATATTATTGCTGTTTTTGGAGCAGGGGGAAATAGAGATAAACAAAAAAGACCTTTGATGGGAAAAGTTGCTGCCAACTTTGCAAAAACTATTATCGTAACTTCTGATAATCCAAGATTTGAAGATCCAGATGAAATAATCCAAGATATATGTGTTGGAATAGAAAAAAAAGATAATCTAATAGTTGAGGTAAATAGAAAAGAGGCTATTAAAAAAGCAGTTGAACTAGGTAAAAAGAATCCTAGCAGTGTTGTTTTAATCCTTGGAAAAGGTGATGAGCCTTATCAAATAATATATGATAAGAAGTTTCCTTTAGTGGACAAAGATGAGGTATTAAAGCACCTTTAA